One stretch of Anaerobacillus alkaliphilus DNA includes these proteins:
- a CDS encoding DUF4097 family beta strand repeat-containing protein: protein MQEERKMILKMIDDGKITADEGLALLKQLGETEKPETETKTFLSNDVDWENGRDYRGKYSQPSFTNRFTDFVEQAIQKIKEFDLDLNFGNSVDVDHIFHHHASNIKRVDIAIENGSVQFVPWDENDVRVECKVKVYREKEVEAARRHFLDEVSFNVVDDKLRFNSREKSLKINATFYIPRQNYEEVKLYTFNGHINGEAIEALELEAKTVNGRITFDKLTSTKVSLETVNGAITVNKVEAEKVEAKTVHGTVNLAANGGEVDVETLNGTIKYKLTEKVRGKAYLKTTTGSIEMTIPADMKTEGEFKTVVGGFTCDLPQLEVLDEKKDIVNKYVTFVANKGVEPVFYVEAEARTGSITIQNE from the coding sequence ATGCAAGAAGAGCGCAAAATGATCTTAAAAATGATTGATGACGGCAAAATTACTGCAGATGAAGGTTTAGCCTTACTTAAACAATTAGGGGAAACAGAAAAGCCAGAGACGGAGACAAAGACTTTTCTCTCTAACGATGTTGATTGGGAAAATGGCCGAGACTACCGCGGCAAATATAGTCAACCATCGTTTACCAACCGATTTACTGACTTTGTTGAGCAAGCGATACAAAAAATTAAAGAGTTCGACTTAGACTTAAATTTCGGCAATTCTGTTGATGTTGATCATATTTTTCACCACCATGCAAGCAATATCAAGAGAGTCGACATTGCGATTGAAAATGGTTCTGTTCAATTTGTTCCTTGGGATGAAAACGATGTTCGTGTGGAATGTAAGGTGAAGGTTTACCGTGAAAAAGAAGTGGAAGCAGCTAGACGACATTTTTTAGATGAAGTATCATTTAACGTAGTTGACGATAAGCTTCGTTTTAACTCACGCGAAAAATCATTAAAGATTAATGCGACATTCTATATTCCTCGCCAAAATTACGAAGAAGTAAAACTGTACACATTTAACGGTCACATTAATGGAGAAGCAATCGAAGCTCTGGAGCTAGAAGCAAAAACAGTGAACGGACGTATTACCTTTGATAAATTGACAAGTACAAAGGTGTCACTAGAAACAGTAAATGGAGCTATCACTGTCAATAAAGTTGAAGCCGAGAAAGTTGAAGCAAAAACGGTTCATGGGACGGTAAATCTAGCAGCCAATGGTGGCGAAGTTGATGTGGAAACATTAAATGGTACAATTAAATATAAGCTAACGGAAAAAGTAAGAGGGAAAGCATACTTAAAGACAACAACGGGTAGTATTGAAATGACGATTCCAGCTGATATGAAAACAGAGGGAGAATTCAAAACGGTTGTTGGCGGCTTTACGTGCGACTTACCGCAGCTTGAAGTGTTAGATGAGAAAAAAGATATT